A stretch of Aedes aegypti strain LVP_AGWG chromosome 2, AaegL5.0 Primary Assembly, whole genome shotgun sequence DNA encodes these proteins:
- the LOC5570792 gene encoding titin homolog isoform X2 yields the protein MDNYGTMNNSYGNIVYSGQISEITQLQNQPVQYQYQQQEQHQYFDGLKENQYQGRESIIANNITAPAPGLNVAEVAYQTPEQGYPVVMEQPEPVANNGGQVEETLEENHQPEQPDAPAEQEQVAEANGQQEEHLEEEHLEEEKEAPEAVKAEVENAEGETKEDDTTDKPSEEGTKEETKEEATEEVKDETGKAKVVRRKDGAPADLDICRVCQSKEELGDIFEFESAVRICDLIMKICTNVRIAERDHLPHKICKSCVEKVRIAYDFKTICEKTDKELRQTLKRSYKSRRTTDFVIVNCPMSDEEDNDEEPQDDDEYKVSQSEVESEPVTSDDSFAPSPKKKRTPKRRGRRPRSEPVVVEPPVKRRRGRQPGFSPKAAAAAKAASAKSASKVSIVEDTPRRRGRPPKNSRSPGLANVVYIEAPDPSSSDSEDDKPIKPRKTHDCNKCDETFKTGVELKEHLQTHKGDLFPCTKCEKTFKSKVYLSNHLERHTQDEKKREEKLKAKEMKKQQQRLKEIQKRKEHEERLKRQKAQAGSAEKKKKVEASPVGTGRDLFKCVAPLTSTYWSDSFSD from the coding sequence ATGGACAATTATGGCACAATGAACAATTCGTACGGAAACATTGTGTACAGTGGTCAGATTAGTGAAATTACACAACTGCAAAACCAACCAGTGCAGTATCAATATCAGCAACAAGAGCAGCATCAGTACTTCGACGGATTAAAGGAAAATCAGTACCAGGGGCGGGAATCTATTATCGCCAATAACATCACGGCTCCAGCTCCTGGTCTTAACGTGGCAGAAGTTGCTTATCAAACTCCAGAACAAGGGTACCCTGTTGTAATGGAGCAACCGGAACCTGTGGCAAATAATGGTGGTCAAGTGGAGGAgacacttgaagaaaaccatcaacCTGAACAACCGGATGCACCGGCTGAACAGGAACAAGTAGCCGAAGCAAACGGGCAACAAGAAGAGCATCTAGAAGAAGAGCATTTAGAGGAAGAAAAGGAAGCACCTGAAGCAGTGAAAGCTGAGGTTGAAAATGCAGAGGGAGAAACTAAAGAAGATGATACTACGGACAAACCTTCCGAAGAAGGTACGAAAGAAGAGACTAAAGAGGAGGCAACTGAGGAAGTGAAGGATGAAACCGGTAAAGCTAAAGTTGTTCGTCGTAAGGATGGCGCTCCAGCAGATTTGGATATATGCCGAGTTTGTCAGTCAAAAGAGGAACTGGGTGATATATTCGAGTTCGAATCCGCCGTTAGAATTTGTGAtttgattatgaaaatatgcACTAACGTTCGTATAGCTGAACGTGATCATCTGCCGCACAAGATCTGTAAAAGCTGCGTTGAAAAAGTCAGAATAGCGTACGATTTCAAGACAATCTGTGAAAAAACAGACAAGGAATTACGCCAAACGTTGAAGCGAAGCTACAAGTCCAGAAGGACCACTGATTTCGTTATTGTCAACTGCCCCATGTCGGATGAGGAAGATAATGACGAAGAACCGCAAGACGATGATGAATATAAAGTTTCCCAATCCGAAGTTGAATCTGAACCTGTTACATCGGACGATAGCTTTGCGCCTTCGCCCAAGAAAAAAAGAACCCCGAAGCGACGAGGACGCAGACCGAGAAGCGAACCTGTTGTCGTCGAACCACCGGTTAAACGACGAAGAGGACGGCAACCTGGATTTAGCCCTAAAGCTGCAGCAGCTGCAAAAGCAGCGTCAGCAAAGTCTGCATCCAAAGTTTCTATCGTTGAGGATACCCCGCGTCGTCGTGGTCGTCCACCGAAGAACAGCAGATCCCCTGGACTGGCCAATGTTGTCTACATTGAGGCACCTGATCCTAGCTCCTCGGATAGTGAGGATGACAAACCAATCAAGCCCCGAAAAACGCATGACTGCAACAAATGTGATGAAACCTTCAAAACCGGCGTTGAGCTTAAAGAGCATCTTCAAACACACAAGGGTGACCTGTTCCCCTGCACAAAGTGTGAAAAAACATTTAAATCGAAGGTCTACCTCTCGAACCACCTGGAACGGCACACACAGGATGAGAAGAAGCGCGAAGAAAAGCTAAAGGCAAAGGAGATGAAAAAGCAACAACAACGACTCAAGGAGATCCAGAAGCGCAAGGAACACGAAGAGCGGCTGAAGCGACAGAAGGCCCAGGCTGGCAGTgctgagaagaaaaaaaaggtcGAAGCATCACCGGTCGGTACCGGAAGGGATCTGTTCAAGTGCGTGGCTCCACTAACATCCACCTACTGGAGCGACAGCTTCTCGGATTAA
- the LOC5570792 gene encoding titin homolog isoform X1: protein MVMDNYGTMNNSYGNIVYSGQISEITQLQNQPVQYQYQQQEQHQYFDGLKENQYQGRESIIANNITAPAPGLNVAEVAYQTPEQGYPVVMEQPEPVANNGGQVEETLEENHQPEQPDAPAEQEQVAEANGQQEEHLEEEHLEEEKEAPEAVKAEVENAEGETKEDDTTDKPSEEGTKEETKEEATEEVKDETGKAKVVRRKDGAPADLDICRVCQSKEELGDIFEFESAVRICDLIMKICTNVRIAERDHLPHKICKSCVEKVRIAYDFKTICEKTDKELRQTLKRSYKSRRTTDFVIVNCPMSDEEDNDEEPQDDDEYKVSQSEVESEPVTSDDSFAPSPKKKRTPKRRGRRPRSEPVVVEPPVKRRRGRQPGFSPKAAAAAKAASAKSASKVSIVEDTPRRRGRPPKNSRSPGLANVVYIEAPDPSSSDSEDDKPIKPRKTHDCNKCDETFKTGVELKEHLQTHKGDLFPCTKCEKTFKSKVYLSNHLERHTQDEKKREEKLKAKEMKKQQQRLKEIQKRKEHEERLKRQKAQAGSAEKKKKVEASPVGTGRDLFKCVAPLTSTYWSDSFSD from the exons ATG gtGATGGACAATTATGGCACAATGAACAATTCGTACGGAAACATTGTGTACAGTGGTCAGATTAGTGAAATTACACAACTGCAAAACCAACCAGTGCAGTATCAATATCAGCAACAAGAGCAGCATCAGTACTTCGACGGATTAAAGGAAAATCAGTACCAGGGGCGGGAATCTATTATCGCCAATAACATCACGGCTCCAGCTCCTGGTCTTAACGTGGCAGAAGTTGCTTATCAAACTCCAGAACAAGGGTACCCTGTTGTAATGGAGCAACCGGAACCTGTGGCAAATAATGGTGGTCAAGTGGAGGAgacacttgaagaaaaccatcaacCTGAACAACCGGATGCACCGGCTGAACAGGAACAAGTAGCCGAAGCAAACGGGCAACAAGAAGAGCATCTAGAAGAAGAGCATTTAGAGGAAGAAAAGGAAGCACCTGAAGCAGTGAAAGCTGAGGTTGAAAATGCAGAGGGAGAAACTAAAGAAGATGATACTACGGACAAACCTTCCGAAGAAGGTACGAAAGAAGAGACTAAAGAGGAGGCAACTGAGGAAGTGAAGGATGAAACCGGTAAAGCTAAAGTTGTTCGTCGTAAGGATGGCGCTCCAGCAGATTTGGATATATGCCGAGTTTGTCAGTCAAAAGAGGAACTGGGTGATATATTCGAGTTCGAATCCGCCGTTAGAATTTGTGAtttgattatgaaaatatgcACTAACGTTCGTATAGCTGAACGTGATCATCTGCCGCACAAGATCTGTAAAAGCTGCGTTGAAAAAGTCAGAATAGCGTACGATTTCAAGACAATCTGTGAAAAAACAGACAAGGAATTACGCCAAACGTTGAAGCGAAGCTACAAGTCCAGAAGGACCACTGATTTCGTTATTGTCAACTGCCCCATGTCGGATGAGGAAGATAATGACGAAGAACCGCAAGACGATGATGAATATAAAGTTTCCCAATCCGAAGTTGAATCTGAACCTGTTACATCGGACGATAGCTTTGCGCCTTCGCCCAAGAAAAAAAGAACCCCGAAGCGACGAGGACGCAGACCGAGAAGCGAACCTGTTGTCGTCGAACCACCGGTTAAACGACGAAGAGGACGGCAACCTGGATTTAGCCCTAAAGCTGCAGCAGCTGCAAAAGCAGCGTCAGCAAAGTCTGCATCCAAAGTTTCTATCGTTGAGGATACCCCGCGTCGTCGTGGTCGTCCACCGAAGAACAGCAGATCCCCTGGACTGGCCAATGTTGTCTACATTGAGGCACCTGATCCTAGCTCCTCGGATAGTGAGGATGACAAACCAATCAAGCCCCGAAAAACGCATGACTGCAACAAATGTGATGAAACCTTCAAAACCGGCGTTGAGCTTAAAGAGCATCTTCAAACACACAAGGGTGACCTGTTCCCCTGCACAAAGTGTGAAAAAACATTTAAATCGAAGGTCTACCTCTCGAACCACCTGGAACGGCACACACAGGATGAGAAGAAGCGCGAAGAAAAGCTAAAGGCAAAGGAGATGAAAAAGCAACAACAACGACTCAAGGAGATCCAGAAGCGCAAGGAACACGAAGAGCGGCTGAAGCGACAGAAGGCCCAGGCTGGCAGTgctgagaagaaaaaaaaggtcGAAGCATCACCGGTCGGTACCGGAAGGGATCTGTTCAAGTGCGTGGCTCCACTAACATCCACCTACTGGAGCGACAGCTTCTCGGATTAA